The following DNA comes from Chloroflexota bacterium.
CGGTTTCACAGACACCGCAAATCACTTACGTAGAAGGGGCAGAGGCAAACGCTGCCGCAGTCTATCAGGCGGTTGCTCCGAGTGTAGTTACCGTTTTGATCTTGGATGAGAATGAAGACGGATCCCGCAGGTTTGGCGGAGGAACCGGCATCATCGTGGATGGAGAAGGCCACATCCTCACGAACAATCACGTCATCAGCGAGGCCGATAGAGTGCGGGTGCAGTTACTCGACGGGAGCACCCTATTTGCAGAAGTCGTTGGCAGTGATCCAGGGACGGACCTCGCCATCATTCAGGCAGAGTTTCCGCCAGGAGCCCTGCCGATTGCACGGTTCGGTGATTCACGGGCGGTAAAGCCGGGGGACCCAGTCTTCGCAATCGGTGCGCCATATGGATTCGGCCACAGCATCACGGCGGGAATCGTGAGCGCAGTGGGAAGAACCTACCCCGAAAGGGGACGCCAACTCGGCGGTCTCATACAGAGCGACACTGAAATCAACCCCGGCAATTCCGGCGGACCGCTCCTCAATGTCAATGGCGAGGTGATCGGCATTACGACAGCCATTCAAACGAACAATGAGCGCTTTCAGGGAATCGGCTTGAGCATTCCGTCGAATTTGGTGCAGCAGCTCTTGCCACGACTGATACGCGGTGAGGTGATCCGTCGCGCATTCTTGGGCGTAAGCATGGCCACAATTACGCCGCAGGTCGCTCGCGACAGAAATCTCGACATCCTAAACGGCGTTTGGGTTCGAGGTGTAACGCCGGGCGGACCGGCACAAGAGGCAGGTATGCGTGGCGCGGTGGGGAATCCCCGCAATGCGGATATCATCACAGCCATCGACGGCGTTCCGATGAAAACTGTAGACGACCTCATCGCCTATATCCAATCAAAGAGTGTTGGTGACGAAATCACGATTACGACACACCGCAACGGTGAGAACTTGGAATTCACCGCGAAACTCGGCGCTTGGCCGGAGAACTAGCTGCAGCTTTTGGTGGTTCCCTTACGCTAGCAATCGCTGTCGGCAGAAATTGAAGGCTTGACCGGTACTTATTGGTCGGGTATGATGGCCGTAGAGGCAATTCTGTGGCTCGCTCCGGAGAAGCTTCGATGGGGATGCCACCGCCGACAGATGAACTACCGGATGCCAGTTACGCGGACGCAGTTTTCACCGTCGTCACCCTGCGCACGGCGGCTGTGACCGGCCTGGCGGCCGGTGCATTTGTTCCGTTAATTCCCCTTGCACTTCTCGTTCTGGTCGGCCTATTTGGCACGTTACTCTTCAATCGTGGCACGGTCTACACGACCATGTCACTTGCAATATCACCGGCAAACCTCCAGATTGCGGCAGAGACCTACGTGCTGGTGCTCCTCGGGAGCATTGTCCTGGGAGCCGTCATGGGAGCGGTACGGCGCTGGTGCGTCCGGCGGTATATTTCCTGGTCGTTGCTCGTGGGGCACCACTTTTCGTCCCATCCGGGACCGCAAACGGCCATAGCAGCCTTTATGGTGCCCTTGCTCATAGCTGCCGCTCTGCACAACATCAGCCTCGAAGTTGGCTTTCTCGTAAGCATTGCGCCCGTGCTTGTATTCATGTTTCCTCTCTGGTCACTTAGCGGCTTTGTATACGAGGCGTTGTGGGAACCAATTGTCTTCCTCATCCTGCGCGTCGCCGTAGGCGAGCCATTGACCTGGCTCAGACGAGAAGCAGCGCTCGTACGCCTGTTGAAAGATGATTCCGAGTTGTACGGTTGCCGCCTCCATGCGGTCCGGATTGATTCCGAGACCGGTGTGGCGCACATTCGCGGCGACTTTCGCACGCCCGATCACTTTCGCCGGGCACGAGAAGTCGGCATGCGCGTAATCGGTGTACGCGCAGTTGAGGCAGAAGGTCTGACCATCCTTGAAAAGCAAGTCGATAGACCTACCTCAATGCCGGACAACCAGGCTGTCGGTAGTGACCTTCCTTTGCATGGAATATGCGGAGAGCAGAAAACGGAGAACGGAAAGTCATTGTGAGTTCTCGCACTTCCGAGTGCTATGGGCGGCACGAGTGTCCTTGCCGGCGCTGGTCTCTGTCGCTTTCCAAGCACCCCGCTTTGGTAGCTTTAGTCTCATGGAGCAATAGACCGTGATAAACGCGGATCCTCATAAACCGGACAGGATTCCGCTGATGGAGACATTGCCCAGCGATGTGCCTGATGCGCTTGACGCAGACACTGTTCTCACGGTCGTCAGCGTGCGCACCGTAATGGCGGCCGGCTTTGCTGCCGGCGCGCTGTTACCGTGCATTCCCCTGGTGCTCCTTGGTGCTGTTGGCGTAGTCGCTACTCTTCTCTTCAATCGTGGCACGATAGGCTTCACAGCCGTCACTACGTTTGCAAGCAGCGTTACGCCTTTGGCCGTATTCACGCTCTTGCTTGTTGTCCTCGCCGGCGGAGTTTTGGGCGCCGTCATGGGTGCGGTACGCCGTTGGAGCGTGCGTCGAGGGATCTCCTGGAGTTTGCTGGTCGGCTCCTATTTTTCGTCGCATCCGGGCCCGCAATCGGTCATTGCTCTTGCGGTAGTACCCATTCTGGCTGCAGCCACCCTGCACGCAGTGGGTGTCGCTGCGGGCTATAGGCTAAGCTTTGCGCCGATATTCTTTATCGTTTTCCCACCCGCCTGGCTACTCTCAGGATTGATGTTCGAATCGGCGTGGGAAGCCCTTGTCTTACCCATGTTGCGCTCAAATGCCGCAGAACCTATGCGGTGGCTGATGCGTGAGGCCGCGCTTTTTCGCTTGTTGAAGGATGATTCCTACCTCTTTGAATGCCGCCTGGATGCCGTGCGCATAGATGCAGAGACCGGTGTGGCCCACGTTCAAGGCGACTTTCGCACGCCGGACCATCTGCGACGTGTACGGGATATTGGCCTACGAGTGATCGGTGTCAAAGAGGTGGAGGCATCAGCACTGCCTACCCGCTACACTGAGAATGCCCAGACTAGCCGGTAGCCGTTTCGATCTTGCGTACTGCTTTAATTGATCCAAGCCCCCAGACCGAGAGGAGACATTGCAGCATGACCCGACGCAAACTTCTCGGTGGCGCGCTGCTTGGAACAAGTGTCTCATTGCTACTGAGTTGTGGCGGTGGTGACGAGGAAGATCGACCGCCACAAGATGAGCCTGGCTCCCGGGTTGGAGTCGGCGTTGATGCGGCAAAGGAGGTACAGCAGTTTGCGCTGGCTGTCCTGGACCATCCCCTCATGGTTACGCCCGGTCAGAAAGCCATACAGGAGTGGACAAGGGGTAATGTACCCGGCGCACCCCCGGGGACGTCGCTGCAACTAGTGTTGGTTCCAACGGAGGGAGGGGCTAGAGATTTTCTTGCCACGCAGTCGGCAGGAGGAGTCTCTGCAGACTTCATTTGGCTGCCGCATCAGGAGGATGTCCCGGACATATACAAGACCGGGCTGCTCGCGCCGCTCGACCGCTGGCTGCAAGCGGACGACCAGAGGCCCCTCGAGGTCTTTGCCGAAGAAGCCCGCCGTCTGGTGCGATTTCGGGCGCAGACCTTGGCGTTGCCGATTGCAGTCGCCCCGGGTGTGCTGGCTCACAATTCACTCCGATTTGAGCGCGCCGCTGTGGCAGCACCCACGCACGAGTGGACGTGGGAAGACTTCATAGAGGCGGCCAAACGCTTAACGGAGGATTTAGACGGCGATGGTTCTCCTGACCGCTGGGGCTTTGTCGCTGCGGCGTACTTTCCGGATTGGCTGCCGCTCCTGCTGCAGGAAGGCGGCACGGTTGCCGACCTAGACATGGGGAAGATTGGAATGGATGAACCGGCGAGCCTACGCGCGCTAAGCGCTTGGGATGAGCTGGGAAGAGTGCACGGCATACTACCCTATGGACCTGAGGTCACCACAAGAGCGCTTCAGGGCTACCACGACCTCTTTCAAAGAGGGATGTTTTTCTCAATTTTCTTTCAATACTTGCCCGAGCATTGGCGGCTCGTTACTCCAATGCCCGCTGGTGCCAGTAATACGACCCCCCTCGTTCTCACGGAAGCGCTGGCTATTCCGGATGCAGCACAGGGAGAGCGCGCCTACGAGATACTCGTGCCATTAGCGAGTTGGCTTGGCGAACGCCGCGTTTTGCCGTCAGTTACGGCAGGCTGGCAATTCATCAAGCGTCCCGATCGTGACCACTTTGACCTGGTGTTTTCTGAGTCGACGCAAGACACTGTATTGCAAGCCCTGGCTAATGCCAAGGCTTCCCACGTTGCGAGCAGCCCAGCCATGACCAACGCCCTGTTCAATATCATTACGTATCGTCTGGCTCGGGATGAGGTGGGAGTCGAGCAAGCGGCCACGCAGGCAACAGACTGGCTCACCAACTACGTCAACGAATAGCTTCGTCTCGTGAAGACCGCTACTAAACGTACGCGCAATTGCAGAAAAAAGGTGAGAGTTATCCAGCCTGACTTTTTTCCCGGTTCACCCAGTTCACCACATAGAGAAGAGGCGGTAGGCCATCAAAGTGCGAGTGTACGGTTGTACTGAACTCGGGAGAGTCCGGATGGTTGCACCTCTACAGTTGTCCAACTGGGACGTATAGCCCCCTTCGAAGCGCGCCCACCGCCACACTCGTGCAATGCAAGTGACTATACTTTACATAAAAGCGCCTGTCGCTCAGGCGACAGGCGCTTTTCCCTTGCTTTGCCAATTGAGGCCAATCTACTCCACCGGGTTTACTCCGAGCGGCCTGGAACAAACCCTTCAGCGCCAAGTAGCTTCTGAGCTTCTTCCAGTGTCTCATCCGGCGGCGGTAGAATTACGTCTGAGGGCACTATCTCGTCATCCGGCAGCGGCGTGCCCTTTTGGGTAATCAAGTCGTGCATCTGCTGGAGCAACTCACGAAAAGACCCGTCATCGGTACCTGTTACAGCCTGCTCGATGGCATCATCAAAGCGCTGCAAATCGGATATGATAGCGTCGTCAAGGCGGTATTGACCCACAGTGGCGATGCGAACTATCATGCGTGGTCCTCCAACTGCTTCTTGCCTTTGTCCTCTAGCTGTCGCTTGAGCATTTCCAACTCTTCATCCACGCCGCTTTCGGTACTGAGCTTATTCAACTCTCTATCCACAAAGTCAGAGCGTGATCCTGTGGAATCCTCCAGCACCCCGGTATCCACTAGTTCATCAATCGCCAATGCCCGGGCCTGCAAGGACTCCGTGCGTTCTTCAGCTCGCTCGACGAGCAACGAGACGTCCGCCATTTCCTCAGAAAGTCCCGATACCGATTCGCTAATTCGTGTCTGCGCCTCAGCCGCGCTGTATTGGGCCTTGATAACTTCCTTACGTGTGCGGAAGTTTTCTACTTTCGCCACAAGCTTTTGCTCGGTGAGCGCCAGCCGCTCCTGATCCTGCTCCAGAGCTTGGATCTGCTGTCGGAGCCCATCTGCCTGGGTCACTATGAGTTGCTTGCGTTGCAGCGCGATGCGGGCAAGGTCTTCGCGGCCCGCCTGGATGGCACGCTGAGCCTGGTCTGAAAGTTTTGCTTCGTTGCCTTCCAACTTTGCGGCCTGCATTTCGAGGCGCCGCTTGGATGTTACAACTTCAACAATACCGCGCTTGACCTTGTGCAGTTGTTCAAGCTGTCGTTCGTAAGCGTAGTCAAGCGTCTCAGCCGGGTCCTCGCTTCGGTCTAACAGCGCATTGATTTTGGCGCTGAGCACAGCGCCCATCCGCGAAAAGGCTCCCATTCGCACTCCTCCGGTTCGGTGACCGCTGGGGTCTCCTTCAACCGTACTTGACACTTTCTCAAGTATCCCACAGGAATACGGCTTGGTCAAACAACTCTAAATGGCAGTGCAATTCCCGTCAATTGTACTTTGAGAGATACTCAGGAGAGCATGCGCGAGCTTGAGTTGCACTGTACATAATTACAGATTATACTGGAAGTGACATTCTTGACATATAATTTCACTGTGGTTACGCAGCCAGACGGTCGAGACACTTTTCGCCACTGCAGCGCGCTTGCGCGAGCGACTGAGGGGACGCTTATGGGGTCTCGAATACAAGAAGCCTCCATTTGCAGGCATGGAAGGAGCAAGGACCGTGACGCGACGCGATTGGATGGGAATTGCAGTGTTCAGCGGTGCAGTAGCGCTGCTGGCAAGTTGTGGTGGTGATGAAGATGACGAGCAATCGTCGCGGATGGAACCGAGTTCCAGCGCGGCAGACATTGAAAAGCCCGCCAAGGAGCCGCGGCAGTATACGTTGGCGTACCTGGAACATCAGTTCATTCAAAACCCGCCTAAGCCAAGCATTCTCGGCCGGGAAGTAGTCACAGGGTGGAATAGTGGCGAGGTGCCGGGCACGCCTGAGGGCGCAACGCTCGAGTTCGTCGCCATGCCGAGGAAGACCGACGATAACAACCGTTTTCTGGGTGCCGAGTCAGTACTTGACTACCTGAACACGGCGGCGGCAGGCGGGGTTTCCGCAGGGGATGTAGTTTGGCTTCCTTCCTATGCGCAAATCATGGATATCCTTAGAGCCAGGTTTTTCCTTCCACTTGATCGCTGGTTGCAGGAGGATACGCAGAGTCCGCTGGACGCGTTTTCGGATGAGGCCATGCGCCTCGTGCGGTATAAAGGCCAGACCCTCGGCTTGCCTATCGCGGTGGCGCCAGGCGTGCT
Coding sequences within:
- a CDS encoding trypsin-like peptidase domain-containing protein produces the protein MAMSSFPDDSRDEAHDDGTRGPRGLAGVVIFCAVVSMLTGIVAGGLTAWLILRNAQSDLAPVSQTPQITYVEGAEANAAAVYQAVAPSVVTVLILDENEDGSRRFGGGTGIIVDGEGHILTNNHVISEADRVRVQLLDGSTLFAEVVGSDPGTDLAIIQAEFPPGALPIARFGDSRAVKPGDPVFAIGAPYGFGHSITAGIVSAVGRTYPERGRQLGGLIQSDTEINPGNSGGPLLNVNGEVIGITTAIQTNNERFQGIGLSIPSNLVQQLLPRLIRGEVIRRAFLGVSMATITPQVARDRNLDILNGVWVRGVTPGGPAQEAGMRGAVGNPRNADIITAIDGVPMKTVDDLIAYIQSKSVGDEITITTHRNGENLEFTAKLGAWPEN
- a CDS encoding extracellular solute-binding protein, whose protein sequence is MTRRKLLGGALLGTSVSLLLSCGGGDEEDRPPQDEPGSRVGVGVDAAKEVQQFALAVLDHPLMVTPGQKAIQEWTRGNVPGAPPGTSLQLVLVPTEGGARDFLATQSAGGVSADFIWLPHQEDVPDIYKTGLLAPLDRWLQADDQRPLEVFAEEARRLVRFRAQTLALPIAVAPGVLAHNSLRFERAAVAAPTHEWTWEDFIEAAKRLTEDLDGDGSPDRWGFVAAAYFPDWLPLLLQEGGTVADLDMGKIGMDEPASLRALSAWDELGRVHGILPYGPEVTTRALQGYHDLFQRGMFFSIFFQYLPEHWRLVTPMPAGASNTTPLVLTEALAIPDAAQGERAYEILVPLASWLGERRVLPSVTAGWQFIKRPDRDHFDLVFSESTQDTVLQALANAKASHVASSPAMTNALFNIITYRLARDEVGVEQAATQATDWLTNYVNE
- a CDS encoding PspA/IM30 family protein produces the protein MGAFSRMGAVLSAKINALLDRSEDPAETLDYAYERQLEQLHKVKRGIVEVVTSKRRLEMQAAKLEGNEAKLSDQAQRAIQAGREDLARIALQRKQLIVTQADGLRQQIQALEQDQERLALTEQKLVAKVENFRTRKEVIKAQYSAAEAQTRISESVSGLSEEMADVSLLVERAEERTESLQARALAIDELVDTGVLEDSTGSRSDFVDRELNKLSTESGVDEELEMLKRQLEDKGKKQLEDHA
- a CDS encoding extracellular solute-binding protein is translated as MTRRDWMGIAVFSGAVALLASCGGDEDDEQSSRMEPSSSAADIEKPAKEPRQYTLAYLEHQFIQNPPKPSILGREVVTGWNSGEVPGTPEGATLEFVAMPRKTDDNNRFLGAESVLDYLNTAAAGGVSAGDVVWLPSYAQIMDILRARFFLPLDRWLQEDTQSPLDAFSDEAMRLVRYKGQTLGLPIAVAPGVLGYAADRFQRANVAPPDAEWTWSDFIEAGQHLTLDANEDGKPEQWGLSANWDFPDWLPFLL